A genomic segment from Desulfovibrio oxyclinae DSM 11498 encodes:
- a CDS encoding Lrp/AsnC family transcriptional regulator encodes MKKVLDNLDKRLVAALTEDGQSQVGKLTERLGVTPPTVRSRMKNLISAGALKVAGLVDPMRTKGLTVALVGITLQSHKLLDEKLEQIANLDRVNWCAVVTGRYDLIVEIVCTENTSDLYDFLDKDLSQIGGVGSSESFMVMKSRRKWLLLPEAVTRLFSAE; translated from the coding sequence ATGAAAAAAGTTCTCGACAACCTTGATAAAAGACTCGTGGCAGCTCTTACCGAAGATGGACAGTCTCAGGTGGGAAAGCTGACCGAGCGTTTGGGAGTTACTCCTCCTACCGTCCGCTCGCGCATGAAGAACCTTATTTCCGCAGGCGCGCTCAAGGTGGCGGGCCTCGTGGACCCCATGCGCACCAAAGGCCTTACCGTCGCTCTCGTGGGGATCACCCTCCAGAGCCATAAGCTGCTTGATGAAAAACTTGAGCAGATCGCCAACCTCGACCGCGTCAACTGGTGTGCCGTGGTCACTGGCAGATACGACCTGATCGTGGAAATCGTTTGTACGGAAAATACCAGCGATCTCTATGACTTCCTTGACAAAGATCTTTCACAGATCGGCGGCGTGGGATCGAGCGAATCCTTCATGGTCATGAAGTCGCGCCGCAAATGGCTGCTTCTCCCTGAGGCCGTAACCCGGCTTTTCAGCGCAGAATAA
- the ald gene encoding alanine dehydrogenase, giving the protein MIIGIPKEIKTLENRVAMTPGGVESLVRQGNEVLVEAGAGVGSGLSDEEFSAAGAKMVSAEEAWGAEMVIKVKEPLESEYKFLRKDQLLFTYLHLAAAEPLTNALLEAGTVGVAYETVQMPDGSLPLLTPMSEVAGRMATQVGAHHLEKNQGGRGMLLGGVPGVPPAKVAVIGGGIVGTNAARMAMGMGASVKVLDLSHRRLQYLDEAFDGRLMTVSSTEPNIREALKEADLVIGAVLIPGAKAPKLVTRELLKTMKQGSVIVDVAVDQGGCVETIKPTTHDNPTYEVEGVVHYGVANMPGAVPRTSTFALVNQTLPYAMRLAQKGVAALKDDPSLALGLNTMHGTLTCPAVGEAFGIDSITPEAALKNA; this is encoded by the coding sequence ATGATCATTGGTATCCCCAAGGAAATCAAAACCCTCGAAAATCGCGTTGCCATGACCCCCGGTGGCGTGGAAAGCCTTGTCCGTCAGGGCAATGAAGTGCTGGTGGAAGCCGGAGCCGGAGTGGGCAGCGGGCTAAGCGACGAGGAATTCTCCGCCGCAGGCGCCAAGATGGTTTCCGCAGAGGAAGCCTGGGGTGCCGAAATGGTCATCAAGGTCAAGGAACCGCTGGAAAGCGAATACAAGTTCCTGCGCAAGGACCAGCTCCTGTTCACCTACCTGCACCTTGCAGCCGCCGAGCCCCTGACCAACGCGCTGCTTGAGGCCGGAACCGTGGGCGTTGCCTATGAAACCGTGCAGATGCCTGACGGCTCCCTGCCCCTGCTGACCCCCATGTCCGAAGTGGCGGGCCGCATGGCTACTCAGGTGGGCGCGCATCATCTTGAAAAGAATCAGGGTGGTCGCGGCATGCTGCTCGGCGGCGTTCCGGGTGTTCCGCCGGCAAAGGTCGCCGTCATCGGCGGCGGCATCGTGGGCACCAACGCCGCACGCATGGCAATGGGCATGGGCGCTTCCGTGAAAGTGCTCGACCTCTCCCACCGCCGTCTCCAGTACCTCGACGAAGCCTTTGACGGCCGCCTGATGACCGTCAGCTCCACCGAGCCCAACATCCGTGAAGCTCTCAAGGAAGCCGACCTTGTCATCGGCGCAGTGCTCATTCCGGGCGCCAAGGCTCCCAAGCTTGTGACCCGCGAACTGCTCAAGACCATGAAACAGGGCTCCGTCATCGTTGACGTTGCCGTGGACCAGGGCGGCTGCGTGGAAACCATCAAGCCCACCACCCACGACAACCCGACCTACGAGGTGGAAGGCGTCGTTCACTACGGCGTTGCAAACATGCCCGGCGCAGTGCCCCGCACTTCCACCTTCGCGCTGGTGAACCAGACCCTGCCCTACGCCATGCGCCTTGCGCAGAAGGGTGTGGCCGCGCTCAAGGACGACCCGTCGCTGGCCCTGGGCCTGAACACCATGCACGGCACCCTGACCTGCCCCGCGGTCGGCGAAGCATTCGGCATCGATTCCATCACCCCGGAAGCGGCGCTGAAAAACGCATAG
- a CDS encoding class II aldolase/adducin family protein, producing the protein MKELLNKYADKMVRHGLAEANTPLLGGRDALTQWNREDANRKVFEQVFELMDVGSLVFARPAEPYTDIIDFLASRHGSSIRPRDCETRTFLHDIPVTESFEPQAVADALFRRKAAVIPGKGVVSFGTVSPEQGFVFYSSVCFACFVLFFSDYLAACESGGPDPEFQAVFEKVTSRLPVPPSADPKLANGPFADRETALAAMAEAGRAVVDYGLVDSFFGNLSCLIDNTVLISQTGSSLDELEGCIDPCPRDGSSCAGLTASSELSAHEGIYDRTNARCILHGHPKFSVIMSMVCDEAEECENASHCHIRCREPRTVGGAPVVPGEVGTGPTGLCNTLPPAMAHSPAAIVHGHGVFAASDADFNKAFRLLLATEKRCHDEYFRRITASQPHIVHTEEY; encoded by the coding sequence ATGAAGGAACTGCTGAACAAATATGCCGACAAGATGGTGCGGCACGGACTGGCCGAGGCAAACACCCCGCTGCTGGGCGGCCGGGACGCCCTTACACAATGGAACCGAGAGGATGCGAACCGCAAGGTGTTCGAACAGGTCTTCGAACTCATGGATGTCGGCTCACTGGTTTTCGCCCGGCCCGCCGAGCCGTATACCGACATTATAGATTTCCTCGCCTCCCGGCACGGCTCATCCATCCGCCCGAGGGACTGCGAGACGCGCACCTTCCTGCACGACATCCCGGTGACTGAGTCTTTCGAGCCGCAGGCCGTGGCAGACGCTCTTTTCCGGCGCAAGGCCGCAGTAATTCCGGGCAAAGGGGTGGTCAGCTTCGGCACTGTCAGCCCTGAACAGGGATTCGTCTTCTATTCCTCGGTCTGCTTCGCCTGTTTTGTCCTTTTCTTTTCCGACTACCTGGCGGCCTGTGAATCCGGCGGGCCCGACCCGGAATTTCAAGCCGTATTCGAGAAGGTCACATCCCGACTTCCTGTCCCACCGAGCGCCGACCCAAAACTGGCGAACGGACCGTTCGCGGATCGCGAGACAGCGCTTGCCGCCATGGCGGAGGCCGGGCGGGCCGTGGTGGATTACGGCTTGGTAGATTCGTTTTTCGGCAATCTCTCCTGCCTGATCGACAATACGGTGCTCATCAGCCAGACCGGAAGCTCCCTTGACGAACTGGAAGGCTGCATCGACCCGTGCCCGCGCGACGGCTCATCCTGCGCCGGACTCACGGCATCCAGCGAGCTGTCCGCCCATGAGGGAATCTATGACAGAACGAACGCCCGCTGCATCCTGCACGGTCACCCGAAATTCAGTGTGATCATGTCCATGGTCTGCGACGAAGCGGAGGAATGCGAGAACGCTTCGCACTGCCACATCCGTTGCCGGGAGCCGCGCACGGTCGGAGGCGCGCCCGTGGTTCCGGGGGAGGTGGGCACCGGCCCCACCGGACTCTGCAACACCCTGCCACCTGCCATGGCACATTCTCCCGCCGCCATCGTACACGGCCACGGCGTCTTCGCGGCATCGGACGCAGATTTCAACAAAGCCTTTCGGTTGCTGCTGGCAACCGAAAAACGCTGCCACGATGAATATTTCCGCAGAATAACCGCAAGCCAGCCGCACATTGTGCACACTGAAGAATACTGA
- a CDS encoding CPBP family intramembrane glutamic endopeptidase, with the protein MKPVSLKHASLFTGLTLGITWIVEAVMIVNGFSAERLLEPGAMLLLVAVMWVPGVCALMVNMLAGRPLSALGLRFGSWKPYAATVFLVPLIFMASYGLTWLLGISEPDWTMKTLLQSMRMSPGAEAPAYHALLIMLPASALLGPIFNFLAALGEELGWRGLLLPSFMQLGKLRAYLLLGLIWGIWHLPLILVGFNYPGHPFVGALLMCFGTIAIGTFINEFALAYRSTLLAAFIHAAINAQAYGVWKYIFPDNNPVLGGDTGLTGIICWLVASLLVFFWFRKLGTPRSPQS; encoded by the coding sequence ATGAAACCTGTCAGTCTCAAACACGCTTCACTCTTCACCGGCCTGACCCTCGGCATCACCTGGATCGTGGAAGCGGTGATGATCGTCAACGGCTTCAGCGCCGAACGACTTCTCGAACCCGGCGCCATGCTGTTGCTCGTGGCCGTCATGTGGGTGCCGGGCGTATGCGCCCTGATGGTCAATATGCTGGCGGGCAGACCGCTCTCCGCGCTCGGCCTGCGTTTCGGCTCATGGAAACCGTATGCCGCCACCGTTTTCCTTGTGCCTCTGATATTCATGGCATCCTACGGGCTGACCTGGCTTCTGGGCATTTCCGAGCCGGACTGGACCATGAAAACCCTGCTGCAATCCATGCGCATGTCGCCCGGCGCGGAAGCGCCCGCCTACCATGCGCTGCTCATCATGCTCCCTGCGAGCGCGTTGCTCGGCCCCATCTTCAACTTTCTGGCAGCGCTCGGGGAAGAGCTTGGCTGGCGCGGCCTGCTGCTGCCCTCGTTCATGCAGCTGGGCAAGCTGCGAGCCTACCTGCTGCTCGGGCTCATCTGGGGCATCTGGCATTTGCCGCTGATTCTCGTCGGCTTCAACTACCCCGGCCACCCCTTTGTCGGGGCCCTGCTGATGTGTTTTGGCACCATCGCCATCGGCACGTTCATCAACGAATTTGCGCTGGCCTACCGCAGCACCCTTCTTGCCGCATTCATTCATGCCGCCATCAACGCTCAGGCCTACGGCGTCTGGAAATACATTTTTCCGGACAACAACCCGGTGCTGGGCGGCGACACCGGCCTGACGGGAATCATCTGCTGGCTTGTCGCGTCGCTGCTCGTCTTCTTCTGGTTCAGAAAACTCGGCACCCCCCGCTCTCCGCAGTCATAA
- a CDS encoding DEAD/DEAH box helicase — MNPFKKLGLSDNVVDALEKKGFTAPTPIQERTIPMLLAEEADIVGQASTGTGKTAAFGLPIIEHVVEGERHVQSLVLAPTRELAIQVADEINSLKGNKKLRVLPVYGGQYIGLQLKSLKQGADVVVGTPGRILDHLNRGSLDLSRIGMAVLDEADEMCDMGFIEDIREILSRSNAERRTLLFSATMPDQVMRIASEFMGDYKTVAVKAKKNEVPLTKQIFHEVSESDRFEALCRVIDVEPDFRGLIFCRTRADTDEVARKLAERGYPAEPIHGDLNQSRREQILGKFRSGASDILVATDVAARGIDVPDLSHVVNFALPQDPKTFVHRVGRTGRAGKKGAAITLITPREFRKLMFICRTSGIEITKQPLPKVEDVIYSKKKRIASELDEILATENFETYLPLAREFMQERDPEEAMAALLRYAFGEELEHDAYREIREAQRNDKGGRVRMIANIGKNQGMNPKKFVDFLVNRTKTRPFKIQNVKVQGNRTSFTVPEGEVKFIQRGLNRFPGKDGQPFCSKA, encoded by the coding sequence ATGAATCCATTCAAGAAACTTGGCCTTTCCGACAACGTAGTCGACGCTCTCGAAAAAAAGGGCTTCACCGCCCCGACCCCCATTCAGGAACGCACCATTCCCATGCTCCTCGCCGAAGAGGCGGACATCGTGGGTCAGGCGTCCACCGGAACCGGCAAGACTGCCGCTTTCGGACTGCCCATCATCGAACATGTCGTGGAAGGCGAACGGCATGTCCAGTCCCTCGTTCTGGCCCCCACGCGTGAACTCGCCATTCAGGTTGCCGACGAGATCAACTCCCTCAAGGGAAACAAGAAACTCCGCGTGCTCCCCGTCTACGGCGGCCAGTACATCGGCCTTCAGCTCAAAAGCCTCAAGCAGGGAGCCGACGTTGTCGTGGGCACTCCCGGTCGTATACTCGACCACCTGAACCGCGGCTCACTCGACCTTTCCCGCATCGGCATGGCCGTGCTCGATGAGGCCGACGAGATGTGTGATATGGGCTTCATCGAAGACATCCGGGAAATTCTCTCCCGCAGCAACGCGGAACGTCGCACGCTGCTCTTCTCCGCCACCATGCCGGATCAGGTCATGCGCATCGCCTCCGAATTCATGGGCGACTACAAGACCGTTGCGGTTAAGGCCAAGAAGAACGAAGTCCCCCTGACCAAACAGATTTTCCATGAAGTTTCGGAGTCCGACCGTTTCGAAGCGCTTTGCCGCGTCATCGATGTGGAACCCGACTTCCGCGGCCTCATTTTCTGCCGCACTCGTGCCGATACGGACGAAGTGGCCCGCAAGCTCGCCGAACGCGGTTACCCGGCCGAACCCATCCACGGCGACCTGAACCAGTCTCGCCGCGAACAGATTCTCGGCAAGTTCCGCAGCGGGGCCAGCGACATTCTCGTTGCCACCGACGTGGCTGCCCGCGGCATCGACGTTCCGGACCTGAGCCACGTGGTGAACTTCGCCCTGCCGCAGGATCCCAAGACCTTCGTGCACCGCGTGGGACGCACCGGACGTGCCGGCAAAAAGGGCGCGGCCATCACGCTCATCACACCGCGTGAGTTCCGCAAGCTCATGTTCATCTGCCGCACCTCGGGCATTGAGATTACCAAGCAGCCGCTGCCCAAGGTCGAGGATGTCATTTACTCCAAGAAGAAGCGCATCGCCTCCGAGCTGGACGAAATACTGGCCACCGAAAACTTCGAGACCTACCTGCCGCTGGCACGAGAGTTCATGCAGGAGCGGGATCCCGAAGAAGCCATGGCAGCGCTGCTTCGCTATGCCTTCGGTGAAGAACTGGAGCACGACGCCTACCGCGAAATCCGCGAAGCCCAGCGCAACGACAAGGGCGGCCGGGTTCGCATGATCGCCAACATCGGCAAGAATCAGGGCATGAACCCCAAGAAATTCGTGGACTTCCTTGTAAACCGCACCAAAACCAGACCGTTCAAGATCCAGAACGTGAAGGTGCAGGGCAACCGTACGAGTTTCACGGTTCCCGAAGGTGAAGTGAAATTTATTCAGCGAGGACTGAATCGCTTCCCTGGCAAGGATGGACAGCCTTTCTGCTCGAAAGCCTAG
- a CDS encoding metallophosphoesterase, with translation MGWLVTVVSVAVFITAYLGLRVIRPLPFSAWTKRLLFLLVALLVIGQRFTWVFRFNGYHHELIDGLDLAGYTFLGFVSSFMMMLLARDLLFIVLRIINYLRPKDTRRIFFKEKQRNTRRAWLNATNALILAVAIPLTAYSTHIARGLPGVTEVDIAVSDLPKQLDGYTIAQVTDTHVGPTLKGPWVDQLVDLINAQNPDMIVHTGDMVDGRAWWLRPDVKHFEELEAPHKFFITGNHEYYSHALEWIEEARSLGFTTLVNESEVVEVNGARILVAGVPDSKAGRFYDEHTPKPGKVMDQAGEHDFSLLLAHRPDMIDAADEADYDLQLSGHTHGGQFFPWTFIVGCFNPYVYGLHHHGDTALFVSRGAGYWGPPMRLGAPPEIVLIKLKRK, from the coding sequence ATGGGCTGGTTGGTCACAGTAGTCAGTGTGGCGGTATTCATAACCGCCTACCTCGGGTTGCGCGTCATTCGACCGCTGCCCTTTTCGGCGTGGACCAAGCGCCTGCTGTTCCTGCTGGTGGCCCTTCTGGTCATAGGCCAGCGCTTTACATGGGTTTTCCGCTTCAACGGCTACCACCATGAGCTTATCGACGGCCTTGACCTCGCCGGGTACACTTTCCTCGGCTTTGTCTCGTCGTTCATGATGATGCTTCTAGCGCGCGACCTGTTGTTCATCGTGCTGCGCATCATCAACTACCTTCGCCCCAAGGACACCCGGCGCATCTTCTTCAAGGAGAAACAGCGCAACACCCGTCGCGCATGGCTCAATGCGACCAACGCCCTGATTCTGGCCGTGGCCATTCCTCTCACGGCGTATTCGACTCACATAGCCCGCGGCCTGCCCGGGGTCACCGAAGTGGATATCGCCGTGTCGGACCTGCCGAAACAGCTCGACGGCTACACCATCGCGCAGGTCACCGATACCCATGTGGGCCCCACACTCAAGGGGCCGTGGGTGGATCAGCTTGTGGATCTGATAAACGCTCAGAACCCGGACATGATCGTCCATACCGGCGACATGGTGGATGGCCGCGCTTGGTGGCTGCGCCCGGACGTGAAGCACTTCGAGGAGCTTGAAGCCCCGCACAAGTTCTTCATCACCGGCAACCATGAATACTATTCCCATGCGCTCGAATGGATCGAAGAAGCCCGATCGCTGGGATTCACGACGCTCGTCAATGAGAGCGAGGTGGTTGAAGTGAATGGAGCACGGATTCTCGTGGCCGGCGTTCCGGACAGCAAGGCCGGACGCTTCTACGACGAACACACTCCAAAGCCCGGAAAAGTGATGGACCAGGCCGGGGAGCACGATTTTTCCCTTCTGCTGGCCCACCGGCCGGACATGATAGACGCGGCCGACGAGGCGGACTACGATTTGCAGCTTTCCGGTCACACGCACGGTGGACAGTTCTTCCCGTGGACCTTCATCGTGGGCTGCTTCAACCCGTACGTGTACGGGCTGCACCACCATGGCGACACCGCGCTTTTCGTTTCACGCGGCGCCGGATACTGGGGACCTCCCATGCGCCTCGGCGCACCTCCGGAGATCGTTTTGATCAAACTTAAACGCAAATGA
- a CDS encoding aldehyde ferredoxin oxidoreductase family protein: MKSDLCGWTGSVLHIDLQRGESRTEHPGPDFYATYCGGRAMAGAYLRPHCTRQWDHPQMPVCIFTGPLTGTAAPASGRASLMTRSPLTGTVIDSPLGGRLATQLKQAGWDGIVITGTAETLVGIEIRDQRVSIVNAEPHQGAQTSEVFDSLHELMPPDASVACIGPAGEHRSPMASIMVDRYHPAGRGGLGASLGARNLKYLMVTGSGDVTVYDPEKLAEAGCEIMRLAAASPALMGPNGFARNGTAVLLDLTDSRRMMPTDNFSKTHFPAAHALNAPAFNARYHARPHGCEGCPIHCHRMADDARSIPDFVSLSHLTALIGNTDMELTMKAFDLLNRLGLDAVSAAGTLACVREITGRDFDENTLLPALHEMASGKGPGAGSRRYAAEHGEPERSMTSKGLELPAFDPRGAYGTALAVAVSTVGGCDQHAYPASHEILRKPVATDRFTFSGKARIIKTSEDVLAAADSLTACRFIFLAAGLEEYAKAVSAVTGMDMDLKTLQIIGERACFNERTMNALNGFDATHDDLPPRFFTEEGSSGDGIRISPLNREQFLQARAAYYHIRGLDEKGLPLKEKAHELGMEPMQDGDSA, encoded by the coding sequence ATGAAAAGCGACCTCTGCGGCTGGACCGGCAGCGTCCTTCACATAGACCTGCAACGTGGCGAAAGCCGGACCGAGCATCCCGGCCCAGATTTTTATGCTACGTACTGCGGTGGCCGGGCCATGGCGGGAGCGTATCTGCGCCCGCACTGCACCCGGCAGTGGGACCACCCGCAAATGCCCGTCTGCATATTTACCGGGCCGCTGACTGGCACCGCCGCACCGGCATCGGGTCGTGCCAGCCTGATGACCCGATCCCCACTCACAGGAACCGTCATCGACTCGCCCCTCGGCGGACGTCTGGCCACGCAACTCAAGCAGGCCGGATGGGACGGTATCGTCATAACCGGAACGGCAGAAACGCTTGTCGGCATAGAGATCCGCGACCAGCGCGTTTCCATTGTGAACGCTGAACCCCATCAGGGAGCGCAGACCTCCGAGGTATTCGACTCGCTCCACGAACTAATGCCACCCGACGCTTCGGTTGCCTGCATCGGTCCGGCCGGGGAGCATCGTTCACCCATGGCGTCTATCATGGTTGATCGCTATCATCCCGCCGGACGCGGCGGCCTCGGGGCCTCTCTGGGGGCACGGAATCTCAAGTACCTGATGGTCACCGGTTCCGGGGACGTTACCGTGTACGACCCCGAAAAGCTCGCCGAAGCCGGATGCGAGATCATGCGGCTGGCCGCCGCATCGCCCGCGCTCATGGGACCCAACGGCTTTGCCCGAAACGGCACGGCCGTCCTGCTGGACCTTACGGACTCCCGGCGCATGATGCCCACGGACAATTTTAGCAAGACACACTTTCCTGCAGCACACGCGTTGAACGCCCCAGCATTCAACGCACGGTACCATGCCCGGCCCCACGGCTGCGAAGGCTGCCCGATCCACTGTCACCGGATGGCCGATGATGCTCGCAGCATTCCCGACTTCGTCAGCCTGTCCCACCTGACGGCACTGATCGGCAACACGGACATGGAACTTACCATGAAAGCCTTCGACCTGCTGAACCGCCTCGGACTGGACGCGGTTTCAGCGGCTGGGACGCTTGCTTGCGTGCGCGAGATCACAGGCAGGGACTTTGATGAAAACACGCTTTTGCCTGCGCTCCATGAGATGGCTTCCGGAAAGGGACCGGGAGCAGGATCAAGGCGCTATGCCGCGGAGCACGGTGAACCGGAACGTTCCATGACCTCGAAAGGCCTGGAGTTGCCTGCATTCGACCCGCGCGGCGCTTACGGCACGGCGTTGGCGGTGGCGGTCAGCACCGTTGGCGGCTGCGATCAGCATGCCTACCCGGCAAGCCATGAAATCCTGCGAAAACCTGTCGCCACGGATCGCTTCACCTTCTCCGGAAAGGCACGCATCATCAAGACCTCCGAGGATGTCCTCGCTGCGGCAGATTCCCTCACGGCCTGCCGATTCATCTTTCTCGCTGCCGGGCTTGAAGAGTACGCTAAGGCCGTAAGCGCAGTCACCGGAATGGACATGGATCTGAAGACACTACAGATAATCGGGGAACGCGCCTGCTTCAACGAGCGCACCATGAACGCGCTCAACGGTTTCGACGCAACCCATGATGACCTGCCGCCGCGTTTCTTTACTGAGGAAGGTTCCTCCGGTGATGGAATCCGCATCAGCCCTTTGAACCGGGAGCAGTTCCTGCAAGCCCGCGCCGCATATTACCATATCCGTGGGCTCGACGAGAAAGGGTTGCCGCTGAAGGAAAAGGCCCATGAACTCGGCATGGAACCAATGCAGGACGGTGACTCAGCATGA
- a CDS encoding tetratricopeptide repeat protein has translation MSKKNDKVNASRRNFLMGAVRRIRKDDPQSCGPIAASSGTISLIREANDAYAAEDWDEAIRLYREYLKKEKDLDVRLRLGETMYKAGRYIPARTEFRTVLRGRPKELRAMILLGLTYARAEDLEKAAEAWREYFDPHNIPMQRELNLQIGLIDDGMAESPESVARAVEAQLDCL, from the coding sequence ATGTCCAAGAAAAACGACAAGGTCAACGCATCGCGGCGGAACTTCCTCATGGGAGCCGTCCGCCGTATTCGCAAGGATGACCCACAGTCCTGCGGTCCCATTGCGGCCAGCAGCGGCACCATATCCCTGATCCGCGAGGCCAACGATGCCTATGCCGCGGAGGACTGGGACGAGGCCATTCGACTCTATCGCGAATATCTCAAGAAGGAAAAGGACTTGGACGTCAGGCTGCGGCTTGGCGAGACCATGTACAAGGCTGGACGTTACATCCCGGCCCGCACGGAGTTTCGCACGGTTCTTCGCGGCCGACCCAAGGAGCTGCGCGCCATGATCCTGCTCGGCCTGACTTACGCCCGCGCGGAAGACCTGGAAAAGGCCGCCGAGGCGTGGCGCGAATATTTCGACCCGCACAATATTCCCATGCAGCGTGAGCTTAATCTGCAGATCGGGCTCATCGATGACGGCATGGCTGAATCGCCGGAGTCGGTGGCGCGCGCCGTCGAGGCGCAGCTCGACTGTCTGTAG